In Gossypium raimondii isolate GPD5lz chromosome 12, ASM2569854v1, whole genome shotgun sequence, a single window of DNA contains:
- the LOC128035502 gene encoding uncharacterized protein LOC128035502 yields MQEQLEKVQQDIQESYRSLMSQLAQLLARDKKKNPVVNSGDDQEDPAYLPGFTPISVQAQPDEHLQGAPNTNRPQQYQTGTSAPVNYPTGSGSNPRDDPTNPAVPDLDEMTEIEKARAELPKQLEDRFRWLEEKLKEIENANYPCGVNAKDLSLVPDLVLPPKFKAPEFEKYNGTSCPEAHITTFCRRMTGYIDNDQLLIHCFQDSLIGSAAKWYNQLSRANIHS; encoded by the coding sequence ATGCAAGAACAACTAGAAAAGGTCCAACAAGACATACAAGAATCCTATAGGAGCTTGATGAGCCAGTTAGCACAGCTATTGGCTagggataaaaagaaaaaccctgTGGTCAATTCTGGAGACGATCAAGAAGACCCTGCATATCTTCCTGGTTTCACCCCAATAAGTGTCCAGGCCCAACCAGACGAGCATCTACAAGGGGCACCCAATACTAACAGACCCCAACAATATCAGACCGGTACCTCGGCACCTGTGAACTACCCGACAGGCTCAGGATCCAATCCAAGGGACGATCCAACCAATCCTGCAGTTCCTGATTTAGACGAAATGAcagaaatagaaaaagcaaGGGCAGAACTGCCAAAGCAACTCGAAGATCGGTTCAGGTGGTtggaagaaaaactcaaagaaataGAGAATGCTAATTACCCATGCGGGGTCAATGCCAAGGATCTAAGTTTGGTCCCAGATCTAGTACTCCCACCGAAATTCAAGGCtccagaatttgaaaaatataatgggACCAGTTGTCCTGAAGCTCACATCACGACATTCTGTCGAAGAATGACAGGATACATTGATAATGATCAACTGTTAATTCATTGCTTCCAAGATAGTCTAATTGGATCGGCtgccaaatggtacaaccaGTTGAGCCGTGCCAATATCCACTCATGA
- the LOC105764027 gene encoding uncharacterized protein LOC105764027, with product MEISVEKIEGSTDVKYFYDSYTVHIGNHRILTVVTYCEITAGKWLKQAKKANNSKSLPKTLVVGFSVERQNDYYSRYGLLEFPYELLHICIGSHCLLYRLNDPDLYKPPKFLAHFLSDPEVIVVGMGIKDKSSHLEKEFQVKIKNAVDLNELAVKGMKRDELDLGRYDLDRLAKAVLGKHMDVLRPGRKIEWFKRKRPYYHSPELNDEKVMFTTADAYLCYRIGSQLFDMIHGKASSAIAAAAAVAAAAKSRKNKKMKKGKKNKKGGLNSPFRDFIFLQLSFK from the exons ATGGAGATCTCAGTGGAGAAGATTGAGGGCAGCACGGACGTCAAATATTTCTACGATTCCTACACCGTCCACATCGGAAACCACCGTATCCTCACCGTCGTTACCTACTGCGAGATCACCGCCGGCAAGTGGCTTAAACAAGCCAAAAAAGCTAACAACTCCAAGTCCCTCCCTAAAACCCTTGTCGTTGGCTTCTCCGTTGAACGCCAAAACGATTACTACTCCCGTTACGGCCTCCTCGAGTTTCCGTACGAGCTACTCCATATCTGCATCGGCTCACATTGTCTCCTCTACCGTTTAAACGACCCCGACCTTTACAAGCCTCCCAAGTTCCTCGCCCATTTCCTCTCTGATCCGGAGGTAATTGTAGTCGGGATGGGGATCAAAGACAAATCGAGTCATTTGGAGAAAGAGTTCCAAGTTAAGATAAAGAACGCGGTGGATTTGAACGAGTTGGCTGTGAAAGGGATGAAGAGAGACGAGCTTGATTTAGGAAGGTACGATTTAGATAGGCTCGCTAAGGCTGTGCTGGGGAAACACATGGATGTGTTGAGACCTGGGAGGAAAATCGAGTGGTTTAAGAGGAAGAGGCCATATTATCACAGTCCTGAGTTGAATGATGAGAAGGTCATGTTTACCACTGCTGATGCTTATCTTTGTTACCGTATTGGATCTCAGCTCTTTGATATGATCCATGGGAAAGCTTCCTCTGCTATTGCCGCCGCCGCCgctgttgctgctgctgctaAGTCCAGGAAAaacaagaagatgaagaaaggcaagaagaacaaaaaag GTGGACTGAATTCTCCGTTTagggattttatttttctgcagctatcttttaaatga
- the LOC105764025 gene encoding probable protein phosphatase 2C 2 isoform X2 codes for MEDEHIRIDDLSSQLGSLFKFPKPSAFYGVFDGHGGPEAAAYVRRHVLRLFFEDVNFPQSCEVDDDFLAGVENSVRKSFLLADLALADDCTVNSSSGTTALTALIFGRLLMVANTGDCRAVLCRKGEAIDMSEDHRPIYPSERRRVEELGGFIDDGYLNGVLSVSRALGDWDMKLPKGSSSPLIAEPEVRQVVLTEDDEFLIIGCDGIWDVMSSQHAVSLVRRGLRRHDDPEQCARDLVMEALRRNTFDNLTVIVICFSEPDYREQPSPRQRRLRCCSLSAEALCSLRSAMRIRDR; via the exons ATGGAAGACGAACATATTCGTATTGATGATCTATCATCACAATTGGGCTCCCTTTTCAAGTTTCCTAAGCCTAGTGCTTTTTATGGG GTGTTTGATGGTCATGGTGGTCCTGAAGCCGCGGCGTATGTAAGGAGACACGTGCTTAGATTATTTTTCGAAGATGTGAATTTTCCCCAGTCGTGTGAAGTTGATGATGATTTCTTAGCAGGGGTTGAGAACTCGGTCCGGAAATCATTTCTTCTTGCTGACCTTGCTCTTGCTGATGATTGTACCGTGAATAGCTCTTCAGGAACAACAGCGCTTACGGCTCTTATATTCGGAAG GCTTCTAATGGTGGCCAATACTGGTGATTGCCGAGCAGTTCTCTGTCGAAAAGGGGAGGCAATAGATATGTCTGAAGACCACAGGCCTATTTATCCATCAGAACGGAGGAGAGTGGAGGAGCTCGGTGGGTTTATTGACGATGGATATCTTAACGGTGTTCTATCAGTTTCTCGAGCCTTGGGGGATTGGGACATGAAGTTACCCAAGGGTTCATCTTCACCTCTCATCGCTGAACCCGAGGTCCGCCAAGTGGTTCTGACAGAGGATGACGAGTTCCTTATCATTGGATGTGATGGGATTTGGGATGTAATGTCAAGTCAACATGCAGTTAGCCTAGTTCGCAGAGGGTTGCGACGGCACGATGACCCCGAGCAATGTGCTAGAGACCTTGTCATGGAAGCCTTACGCCGCAACACGTTTGATAATTTAACCGTCATCGTCATATGCTTCTCCGAACCTGATTACAGGGAACAACCATCTCCTCGGCAAAGAAGATTGAGGTGTTGTAGCCTATCTGCAGAGGCTTTGTGTAGCTTGAGGAGTGCAATGCGAATTCGTGACCGGTAA
- the LOC105764025 gene encoding probable protein phosphatase 2C 49 isoform X1, whose product MVAEAEVVCQQSVPVLEVPFFGKGSNFEEINEIVAIPSPVSSPEFRQVGRGATESVSVDLSTSQLDVKSLDEFPDPCNIESTVLQFVPSIRSGSFADIGPRRYMEDEHIRIDDLSSQLGSLFKFPKPSAFYGVFDGHGGPEAAAYVRRHVLRLFFEDVNFPQSCEVDDDFLAGVENSVRKSFLLADLALADDCTVNSSSGTTALTALIFGRLLMVANTGDCRAVLCRKGEAIDMSEDHRPIYPSERRRVEELGGFIDDGYLNGVLSVSRALGDWDMKLPKGSSSPLIAEPEVRQVVLTEDDEFLIIGCDGIWDVMSSQHAVSLVRRGLRRHDDPEQCARDLVMEALRRNTFDNLTVIVICFSEPDYREQPSPRQRRLRCCSLSAEALCSLRSAMRIRDR is encoded by the exons atggtAGCTGAAGCTGAAGTTGTTTGCCAACAGAGCGTGCCGGTGTTGGAAGTTCCGTTTTTCGGTAAAGGAAGTAATTTCGAGGAGATTAACGAAATCGTCGCGATTCCGTCGCCGGTTTCTTCGCCTGAGTTCCGACAAGTCGGTCGTGGTGCTACTGAGTCGGTTTCCGTCGATTTATCCACCTCTCAACTG GATGTGAAATCTCTAGATGAATTCCCAGATCCATGTAATATTGAATCTACTGTCCTGCAATTCGTCCCGAGTATCCGTTCAGGTAGCTTCGCTGACATTGGTCCAAGGAGATACATGGAAGACGAACATATTCGTATTGATGATCTATCATCACAATTGGGCTCCCTTTTCAAGTTTCCTAAGCCTAGTGCTTTTTATGGG GTGTTTGATGGTCATGGTGGTCCTGAAGCCGCGGCGTATGTAAGGAGACACGTGCTTAGATTATTTTTCGAAGATGTGAATTTTCCCCAGTCGTGTGAAGTTGATGATGATTTCTTAGCAGGGGTTGAGAACTCGGTCCGGAAATCATTTCTTCTTGCTGACCTTGCTCTTGCTGATGATTGTACCGTGAATAGCTCTTCAGGAACAACAGCGCTTACGGCTCTTATATTCGGAAG GCTTCTAATGGTGGCCAATACTGGTGATTGCCGAGCAGTTCTCTGTCGAAAAGGGGAGGCAATAGATATGTCTGAAGACCACAGGCCTATTTATCCATCAGAACGGAGGAGAGTGGAGGAGCTCGGTGGGTTTATTGACGATGGATATCTTAACGGTGTTCTATCAGTTTCTCGAGCCTTGGGGGATTGGGACATGAAGTTACCCAAGGGTTCATCTTCACCTCTCATCGCTGAACCCGAGGTCCGCCAAGTGGTTCTGACAGAGGATGACGAGTTCCTTATCATTGGATGTGATGGGATTTGGGATGTAATGTCAAGTCAACATGCAGTTAGCCTAGTTCGCAGAGGGTTGCGACGGCACGATGACCCCGAGCAATGTGCTAGAGACCTTGTCATGGAAGCCTTACGCCGCAACACGTTTGATAATTTAACCGTCATCGTCATATGCTTCTCCGAACCTGATTACAGGGAACAACCATCTCCTCGGCAAAGAAGATTGAGGTGTTGTAGCCTATCTGCAGAGGCTTTGTGTAGCTTGAGGAGTGCAATGCGAATTCGTGACCGGTAA